ACGGCGAGGTCATATTCTTCCGGCCAGGCGTCGCACGGATCGCTGTCGATCTCGTCGACCGGGGAGGCGAGCAGGGTCCCGGCTTCCGGCATCATGTAGAAATCGTCGGTGACGGTCTTGAGAAACGGCCAGTCGCCGACGTCCGCGCCGGCCGGGGGCTCGACCGCGATGATCGTGCGCCGCTTCGGCTGCAGTCCCAGCGGGCGGACGCCTGCGAGGGTCGCAATCTGGTCGGCCCAGGCGCCGGCGGCGTTGATCAGGATGGGTGCGCTCCAGGCTTCGCCGCTCTCGGTTGTCACCGTCCACATATCGCCTTTCCGGTCGATCGCGGCGAGCCGTTTGCCGGTGTGGATCGTGCCGCCTCGGGCGCGGAGGGCGCGCGCATAATGCTGCAGCAAGGCATCGGCATCGAGCTTCAGGCCGGTGGGGTCGAGCACGCCCTTGACCGCCGCGTCTTCGCCGACCTTGAGCGGCGGGAACAGTGCCTTCATCCGGGCCTCGTCGGCCCATTCGAGCGCGTCGGTGAAATGGCCCATGTCGGCATGGAGCGCGTCGAGCGCCCCAAGCATGTCGTCGGTGGCGAAGAACAGGGCCGAGGCCTGGCGCGACAGCGGCAAAGCATCGCCCTCGGGCGGCGCCAGGAAGAAGTCGCGGCTGTGCTGGGTGAGACCGCGGACGGTGGCGTTGCCGATACCGTAATGGGAGAAGGTGACGCTCCGCCCGGAGGAGTGATAGCCGAGCGCTTCCTCGGCCTCGATCACCGCGACCCGGCCGTGCGTTGCCAGCCGCGCTGCCGCCGAGAGCCCGGCCACGCCGCCGCCCACCACCAGGAAATCCGCTCCGTCCACGCCCGCCACTCCCCTCGAAACTCGCCGGGGCGGCTATAGTGAGCGCGCGGCGCAACCGCCAGCGTTCAGCTTTTCGGAGCCGGGACCGGTTTGCTGCCGAGCTTCGGCGGGCCGCCATCGGCCTTGGACCAGGCCAGGGTGATCGACATGCGGCGATTGCGCGGATCGAGCGGATTGTCGCGCGCGAACGGCTCGCGGTCGGCGACCCCCTCGATGCGGGCGAAGCGGACCGGCGCAATTCCCGCGCTGGCCAGCGCCGACCGCGTCGCCTCGGCC
This portion of the Sphingomonas sp. LY54 genome encodes:
- a CDS encoding FAD-dependent oxidoreductase, producing MDGADFLVVGGGVAGLSAAARLATHGRVAVIEAEEALGYHSSGRSVTFSHYGIGNATVRGLTQHSRDFFLAPPEGDALPLSRQASALFFATDDMLGALDALHADMGHFTDALEWADEARMKALFPPLKVGEDAAVKGVLDPTGLKLDADALLQHYARALRARGGTIHTGKRLAAIDRKGDMWTVTTESGEAWSAPILINAAGAWADQIATLAGVRPLGLQPKRRTIIAVEPPAGADVGDWPFLKTVTDDFYMMPEAGTLLASPVDEIDSDPCDAWPEEYDLAVAAAKVEHYTELSIRRIGHSWAGLRSFVADRVPTAGFAPDAPGFFWLAGQGGYGLQTAPAMAEIVETLVTDAPWPAKLAQAGVTADKILPARLFAETN